A genomic stretch from Ursus arctos isolate Adak ecotype North America unplaced genomic scaffold, UrsArc2.0 scaffold_47, whole genome shotgun sequence includes:
- the ZNF473 gene encoding zinc finger protein 473 translates to MMHALPEKSPAPATSPERGNDFGCDLDQSQQETIQEEDKLYKCSECGKSFSQSYHLIQHWIIHTREKPTVHNEYEEGFSQSSCLFVPPMTHTGYKSCVRTKYGTTFSQKTHHLWHQKSHTEEKPSKNQDGDQPSPAEHQKTHTGGQSYRCSECGKSFSRTFHLTQHQKTHTRKCYECAKCKATFNFRKYLLQHQKIHAANTPSECQECGKAFRRGLLLIKHQSVHTGEKPYKCDQCGKPFRNISTLKIHQRVHSGEKPYKCSECGKAFYRNTHLNEHQRIHTGYRPYKCPKCIKSFSRPSHLIRHQSIHATEKPYSCAKCKETFSHNEHLVQHQKMHSVETPYECQECGERFICSSTLTCHQTVHTREKQGLGESGRISIQDSEQREQPRIGEKHFKCNKCEKTFSRSKYLTQHERVHTRVKPYECKQCGKAFGQSTQLIRHQSIHSGARRYECGDCGKAFIHSTSLTKHQSVHKSEHPFKCNECGKTFSESAHLSEHRLIHTAEKIFQCNKCDKAFAHSNYLTQHQRAHARKKSFECNECGKSFHQSSCLSRHQRDHTGEKPHKCSDCGKTFSLGAQLNQHQRVHTGEKPYVCQECGKAFSQSSCLSVHQRIHTGEKPYVCQECGKAFSQSSCLSVHQRVHTGEKPYVCAECGKAFAQKANLMQHERVHTGEKPYACRVCGKAFRLSAHLSQHQRVHTQEKLATSTLSALCCRSQQTSASSHLQVTRS, encoded by the coding sequence ATGATGCACGCTCTTCCTGAAAAGAGCCCGGCACCAGCTACATCTCCGGAACGTGGGAATGACTTTGGCTGTGACTTAGACCAGAGCCAGCAAGAGACTATCCAGGAGGAAGATAAACTGTATAAATGTAGTGAATGTGGGAAGAGCTTCAGCCAAAGTTACCACCTTATCCAGCACTGGATTATTCATACCAGAGAGAAGCCCACTGTGCATAATGAGTACGAGGAAGGTTTCAGCCAGAGTTCTTGCCTCTTTGTGCCTCCGATGACTCACACAGGCTACAAATCCTGTGTGCGTACCAAGTACGGGACAACTTTCAGTCAGAAAACACACCACCTGTGGCATCAGAAAAGTCATACCGAAGAAAAACCATCTAAGAATCAAGATGGTGACCAGCCCTCGCCTGCTGAGCATCAGAAAACCCACACAGGGGGTCAGTCCTACAGATGTAGCGAGTGTGGCAAGAGTTTCAGCCGAACCTTTCATCTTACTCAGCATCAGAAGACCCACACCCGGAAATGCTATGAATGTGCCAAATGCAAGGCGACCTTCAACTTCCGTAAATACCTCCTCCAACACCAGAAAATCCATGCTGCGAACACTCCCTCCGAGTGTCAggagtgtgggaaggccttcaggCGAGGCTTGCTGCTCATCAAACACCAGTCTGTTCATACCGGAGAAAAGCCTTACAAATGTGATCAGTGTGGGAAACCCTTCAGGAATATCTCCACCCTAAAGATCCACCAGAGAGTTCACAGTGGAGAGAAGCCTTACAAATGCAgtgagtgtgggaaagccttctaCCGGAACACTCACCTTAATGAACATCAGAGGATTCACACTGGCTACCGGCCCTACAAATGTCCCAAATGCATCAAGAGTTTCAGCCGGCCCTCCCACCTGATTCGACACCAGTCCATCCATGCCACAGAAAAGCCCTACAGCTGCGCCAAATGCAAGGAAACTTTCAGCCACAATGAACACCTCGTGCAACACCAGAAAATGCACAGTGTGGAGACACCCTATGAGTGTCAGGAGTGTGGTGAGCGCTTCATCTGCAGCTCTACCCTGACTTGCCACCAGACTGTTCACACCAGAGAGAAACAAGGACTTGGTGAGAGCGGGAGGATCTCGATTCAGGACTCAGAGCAGAGAGAGCAACCCAGGATCGGTGAGAAGCACTTTAAGTGTAACAAATGCGAGAAAACCTTTAGCCGCAGCAAATACCTGACTCAGCATGAGAGGGTTCACACCAGGGTGAAGCCCTATGAGTGTAAGCAGTGTGGAAAAGCCTTTGGCCAAAGTACACAGCTCATTCGCCACCAGAGCATCCACTCTGGGGCAAGGCGGTATGAATGTGGGGACTGTGGGAAGGCCTTCATCCACAGCACTTCCCTCACCAAACATCAATCTGTCCACAAGAGCGAGCACCCttttaaatgtaatgaatgtggaaagACCTTCAGTGAAAGTGCACATCTCTCAGAACATCGGTTAATTCACACTGCAGAGAAAATCTTTCAGTGTAACAAGTGTGACAAAGCCTTTGCCCACAGTAACTACCTTACTCAGCACCAGAGAGCTCATGCTAGAAAGAAGTCCTTTGAGTGTAACGAATGTGGAAAATCATTCCATCAGAGCTCGTGCCTTTCTAGGCATCAGAGAGATCACACAGGTGAGAAACCCCATAAATGCAGTGACTGTGGGAAAACCTTCAGCCTGGGTGCTCAACTTAATCAACACCAGAGAGTTCACACCGGAGAAAAGCCTTATGTTTGTcaggaatgtgggaaagctttcagCCAAAGCTCGTGCCTTTCTGTTCaccagagaattcacactggagaaaagccTTATGTTTGTCAGGAATGCGGGAAAGCCTTCAGCCAGAGCTCGTGCCTTTCTGTTCACCAGcgagttcacactggagaaaagccTTACGTTTGTgctgaatgtgggaaagcctttgcCCAGAAAGCAAATCTGATGCAGCATGAGAGAGTTCACACTGGGGAGAAGCCTTATGCCTGTAGGGTGTGTGGGAAAGCCTTTCGCCTCAGTGCCCATCTCAGTCAGCACCAGAGAGTTCACACCCAAGAGAAACTAGCAACGTCAACCTTATCAGCCCTTTGCTGCAGGTCTCAGCAGACATCAGCAAGTTCACACTTACAGGTAACAAGGAGTTAA